In Mangrovivirga cuniculi, the following proteins share a genomic window:
- a CDS encoding GlmU family protein has translation MNIILFDNPTTRKRLLPFTFTRPVAEIRVGILTLADKWSKRLNENISYLTESYLSKKFPLLTSEENIYIDGAVCPSEALIREIKKLDYNRGLKIGDSVIVFKSKEKFNTWDSINDQLDACEEYGEEIEVIDVSWKIFQRNRAQLELDFVLLTEGRTSAEINDPHTVVYGKEKIFIEEGADIKSAIINAETGPVYIGKNATIQEGAMIRGACAILENSHVNMGAKLRGDNTIGPYCKVGGEVSNSVFIGYSNKSHDGFLGNSVIGEWCNIGADSNNSNLKNNYAKVKIWSYDREGFVNTEQQFCGLMMGDHTKCAINTMFNTGTVTGVSANIFGAGFPRNFIPSFSWGGPQGVSTFSIKKAFEAANIVYDRRGKEFDDTEKEILNHIFEETSKYRNWEK, from the coding sequence ATGAATATAATACTATTCGACAATCCCACAACTCGAAAAAGGTTATTGCCTTTTACCTTTACACGACCTGTAGCAGAGATCCGCGTAGGAATTCTGACTCTGGCAGATAAATGGAGTAAAAGACTCAATGAGAATATATCCTATCTTACTGAGTCCTATCTCTCTAAAAAATTCCCACTTCTTACCAGTGAAGAAAATATTTATATTGATGGAGCAGTTTGCCCTTCAGAAGCACTTATCAGGGAAATCAAAAAGCTTGATTATAATCGAGGATTAAAAATTGGAGATTCGGTTATCGTATTTAAGAGCAAGGAAAAATTTAATACCTGGGATTCTATCAATGATCAATTAGATGCCTGTGAAGAATATGGTGAAGAAATAGAAGTGATCGATGTTTCATGGAAGATTTTTCAACGCAACAGGGCTCAACTGGAACTAGATTTTGTTTTACTTACCGAAGGAAGAACCTCAGCTGAGATAAATGATCCCCATACTGTTGTTTATGGTAAAGAAAAGATTTTTATTGAGGAGGGAGCAGATATTAAATCGGCAATCATCAATGCAGAAACCGGTCCTGTTTATATCGGAAAGAATGCAACTATTCAGGAAGGTGCAATGATCAGAGGGGCTTGTGCCATTCTTGAAAATTCTCATGTGAATATGGGAGCAAAACTCCGTGGCGATAATACCATTGGACCGTATTGTAAAGTAGGTGGTGAAGTCTCTAATTCTGTATTTATAGGGTATTCAAACAAGAGCCATGATGGGTTTCTTGGAAACTCAGTAATCGGGGAATGGTGTAATATTGGAGCAGACTCAAATAATAGTAATCTCAAAAATAATTATGCTAAAGTTAAGATCTGGAGCTACGACCGTGAAGGTTTTGTAAATACAGAACAGCAATTCTGTGGTTTGATGATGGGCGATCACACCAAATGTGCAATAAACACAATGTTTAATACCGGAACAGTAACAGGTGTTTCTGCAAACATATTTGGTGCAGGATTTCCTCGTAATTTTATCCCTTCATTTTCCTGGGGTGGACCACAGGGAGTATCTACTTTCAGTATCAAAAAAGCTTTTGAAGCAGCAAATATAGTCTATGATAGACGAGGTAAAGAATTTGATGATACTGAAAAAGAAATATTAAATCATATTTTTGAAGAGACGAGTAAGTATCGAAATTGGGAGAAATAA
- a CDS encoding alanine/glycine:cation symporter family protein: protein MVDFFIEEGFDGWLDNVLAPITNKVNDIVLFSIPLTDSIEIPVVVALLLISAVFFTINFRFINIGMFKHAIDVVRGKYDNPDDEGEVSHFQALTAALSGTVGIGNIGGVAIAVSTGGPGATFWMILAGIFGMTTKFVECTLGVKYRNIYQDGTVSGGPMYYLQKGLAKRNLPKLGRFLAVFFAIACAGAAIGSGGPAQVNQATEQMISITGGENGFLYGNGWMFGLVMAGIVALVIIGGIKSIVKVTERIVPFMVGIYLLAAIVVLFAHAGDIIGAIGTIISQAFTLKAGIGGFVGVMIVGLTRSAYSNEAGLGSASIAHSAVKTDEPLSEGLVALLEPFIDTVVVCTITALVIVVTNNYDPNATEGISLTSKAFGSVITWFPYVLSVAVILFALSTMVAWAYYGLKAWTFLFGENKTADLIYKVLFCVAVVIGSSLSLKAMFSLADALVLLMAFPNLIGLYFLFPDVAKEVRSYKQRLRDGIIKKMK from the coding sequence ATGGTTGATTTTTTTATTGAGGAAGGATTTGACGGTTGGTTAGATAATGTGTTAGCACCAATAACTAATAAAGTCAATGACATCGTACTTTTTAGCATACCTTTAACAGATTCTATTGAAATCCCGGTTGTTGTGGCATTGCTGCTAATATCAGCAGTGTTTTTTACAATTAACTTCAGGTTTATCAATATCGGCATGTTTAAGCATGCCATTGATGTAGTCAGGGGTAAATATGACAATCCGGATGATGAGGGTGAAGTTAGCCACTTTCAGGCTTTGACTGCTGCACTATCCGGTACTGTCGGTATCGGAAATATTGGTGGTGTGGCTATCGCCGTGTCGACCGGGGGGCCTGGAGCGACATTCTGGATGATCCTTGCAGGGATTTTTGGGATGACCACCAAATTTGTAGAGTGTACCCTGGGTGTTAAATACAGAAATATTTATCAGGACGGTACCGTTTCAGGTGGACCGATGTATTACCTTCAGAAGGGATTGGCAAAGAGAAATTTACCTAAACTAGGCCGGTTTCTGGCTGTGTTTTTTGCAATTGCATGCGCCGGAGCTGCTATTGGTAGCGGAGGTCCTGCACAGGTAAACCAGGCAACTGAACAAATGATCTCCATCACCGGTGGTGAGAATGGCTTCTTATATGGAAACGGATGGATGTTTGGCCTGGTGATGGCTGGAATCGTTGCGCTGGTAATAATAGGTGGAATTAAAAGTATTGTTAAAGTAACGGAGCGTATAGTGCCTTTTATGGTAGGTATATATTTACTTGCAGCAATTGTCGTATTATTTGCTCATGCAGGAGATATAATTGGAGCTATTGGTACGATCATATCCCAGGCCTTCACATTAAAAGCAGGAATAGGAGGGTTTGTCGGAGTGATGATCGTCGGATTAACCCGTTCCGCGTATAGCAATGAAGCAGGTCTCGGATCAGCCTCAATTGCTCACTCAGCTGTTAAAACTGATGAACCACTTTCAGAGGGCCTTGTAGCCTTGCTCGAACCCTTCATTGATACCGTTGTAGTTTGTACAATTACGGCTCTCGTTATTGTCGTGACTAATAATTATGACCCCAATGCAACTGAAGGAATAAGTCTGACAAGTAAAGCGTTTGGTAGCGTCATAACATGGTTTCCGTATGTGCTTTCCGTTGCAGTAATCCTTTTTGCCTTATCGACGATGGTTGCCTGGGCGTATTATGGATTGAAAGCGTGGACATTTTTGTTTGGAGAAAACAAAACAGCAGACCTCATTTATAAGGTGCTGTTTTGTGTTGCTGTAGTCATCGGTTCCTCCCTCAGTTTGAAAGCTATGTTCTCCCTGGCGGATGCTTTGGTCTTACTTATGGCTTTTCCAAACCTAATTGGTTTGTATTTCCTCTTCCCCGATGTGGCCAAAGAAGTGCGTTCATATAAGCAGAGGCTTCGCGATGGAATTATTAAAAAAATGAAGTAA
- a CDS encoding tetratricopeptide repeat protein, producing the protein MMIRQLFFILLVTLSFSVSAQNRIFKLVEKADTAKAKDYVLKINEKDPDDPETKLATAYYLQWVHLENLNYLDSAASMLSKYLNIATEESKLSEEVHPDSLKIRIDSLAYEQLNPPHSQNRFLNFLTIHNTQPYASQAKNLWEDWAYNTAIATHTDSAYNNFKRWFPNSQYISNIKRRQADLAFSQHFTEFSEEEYANFLRKNPNSPYKQEVENKLTDLITISGSKEKLAYLANEYPELKSAQKAKLIVKSHYDEASESDLLFPIAQNQKIGLINSQGVYTVPPIFDRLESSDNCNGYKSKYIIGYIGEATAVVNRSGNFVFRGPSEDINELSPAYISFVQNGKSGLLLSDGSIILPPIYDEIFFPHKNFIAARKSGLIEFRSLLGALLMTIEDGDLYSEKDFIFHETDDKLRVSHVSMLPKIKTDFFPWIRNVYDYELANDSTLIIENENRQFGVLNENLQWLKSPAENKIYDTPFGIVVKDKQGYRLAYDNMQNYTDPYNKLVNSEKWLLAKNDTSTVVYNKKWSAPLNLEIDSSYILGENFLITLTDEKPVVYFNNKESMTFASGTGFKLISTSGKKENDQALISYKGRRQVVYNAAGDQVFSGDGKSYSILSDSIISIMFTSGNYMLKTLGGKTLLPGNYDGFQKLDENNLVVVRDGKFGWINTKNYKVVAPRYSKLPVKDGTRVITQFGRYHYILNTDGSLFYRSDAEDLKSWNDSTVWIKNNFRWTLWDIIQDDSVGLVAKTIRIHDLNNDNNERLAIFLTENGYGAASSINSVTTEQLDFTGIEFRGSKEEIVFFAYKDYEDAGYRLIKYVNNKGKLLKEETSDIDSSERILCD; encoded by the coding sequence ATGATGATACGCCAGCTATTTTTTATACTACTTGTTACTCTATCTTTTTCTGTTTCAGCGCAAAACAGAATTTTCAAACTGGTCGAAAAAGCCGATACAGCCAAGGCAAAAGACTATGTCCTGAAAATAAATGAAAAGGATCCCGACGATCCCGAAACTAAACTTGCCACAGCTTATTATCTTCAGTGGGTTCATCTGGAAAATCTCAATTACCTGGATAGTGCAGCATCAATGTTGAGCAAGTACCTCAACATCGCTACTGAAGAATCTAAACTTAGTGAAGAAGTTCATCCCGATAGCTTGAAAATCCGAATCGACTCCCTGGCCTATGAGCAATTAAACCCTCCACATTCTCAAAACAGGTTTTTAAATTTTCTTACTATTCACAATACCCAACCCTATGCCTCACAGGCAAAAAATCTTTGGGAAGACTGGGCTTATAATACTGCTATTGCTACTCATACCGACTCTGCATACAATAATTTCAAGAGGTGGTTCCCAAATAGCCAATACATAAGCAATATCAAAAGACGCCAGGCTGATCTAGCTTTTAGCCAGCACTTTACCGAATTTTCAGAAGAAGAATACGCAAATTTCCTGAGAAAAAATCCGAATAGTCCATATAAGCAGGAGGTTGAAAACAAACTAACGGACCTAATTACTATTTCTGGTTCTAAAGAAAAGCTGGCCTATCTGGCAAATGAATATCCGGAACTTAAATCTGCTCAAAAAGCAAAATTGATCGTCAAATCACACTATGACGAAGCTTCTGAATCTGATTTGTTATTTCCCATAGCACAAAACCAAAAAATCGGGTTGATCAATTCTCAAGGCGTATATACTGTACCGCCAATTTTTGATCGACTGGAATCATCTGATAATTGTAATGGGTATAAATCAAAATATATTATTGGTTACATAGGTGAAGCTACAGCTGTTGTCAATCGTTCCGGAAATTTTGTTTTCCGTGGGCCTTCAGAAGATATTAATGAACTTTCGCCTGCCTACATTTCTTTTGTTCAAAATGGGAAAAGCGGTCTCTTACTTTCTGATGGTTCTATCATTCTTCCTCCCATTTACGATGAGATTTTCTTTCCTCATAAAAATTTTATTGCAGCCAGAAAATCGGGCTTAATAGAATTCAGATCCCTCCTAGGTGCTCTTTTAATGACAATCGAAGATGGAGATCTTTACTCTGAAAAGGACTTTATATTTCATGAAACAGATGACAAACTGAGAGTGAGTCACGTCTCGATGTTGCCTAAGATTAAAACGGATTTTTTTCCCTGGATCAGAAACGTATACGATTATGAACTGGCTAATGATTCGACGCTAATTATAGAAAATGAGAACAGGCAATTTGGTGTGCTCAATGAAAACCTGCAGTGGTTAAAATCGCCAGCTGAAAATAAGATCTATGACACTCCTTTTGGTATAGTAGTTAAAGATAAACAGGGCTACAGACTCGCTTATGATAACATGCAAAATTATACTGACCCGTATAACAAACTGGTAAATAGTGAGAAATGGCTACTGGCTAAAAATGACACGAGCACAGTCGTGTACAATAAAAAGTGGTCAGCTCCCTTAAATCTTGAAATAGACTCTTCATATATTCTGGGTGAAAACTTTCTGATTACTTTAACAGATGAAAAACCGGTAGTTTACTTTAACAACAAAGAATCTATGACTTTTGCCTCAGGTACGGGCTTTAAATTGATCTCCACCTCCGGTAAAAAAGAAAATGATCAGGCCCTGATATCTTATAAAGGCAGAAGACAAGTAGTGTATAATGCTGCCGGAGATCAGGTTTTCAGTGGAGATGGAAAGAGCTACTCAATACTGAGCGATTCGATTATCTCGATAATGTTTACCTCGGGAAACTATATGCTTAAAACCCTTGGAGGTAAAACACTTCTTCCTGGTAATTACGATGGATTCCAAAAACTAGATGAAAATAACCTGGTCGTAGTTCGAGATGGAAAATTTGGCTGGATAAATACTAAAAATTATAAAGTTGTAGCGCCAAGGTATTCAAAACTTCCGGTTAAAGACGGAACCAGGGTGATCACACAGTTCGGGAGATATCACTATATACTTAATACCGACGGATCGCTTTTTTACCGTTCTGATGCAGAAGACTTAAAATCATGGAATGACTCTACAGTTTGGATTAAAAATAATTTCAGATGGACATTATGGGATATAATTCAAGATGATTCAGTAGGATTGGTAGCTAAAACGATTAGAATTCATGACCTTAATAATGATAATAATGAGCGGCTGGCTATTTTTCTAACTGAAAATGGATATGGAGCCGCCTCCTCGATAAACAGTGTAACCACCGAACAACTTGACTTTACGGGAATCGAATTTCGAGGTAGTAAAGAAGAGATAGTATTTTTTGCTTATAAAGATTATGAAGATGCTGGTTACAGATTAATCAAATATGTTAATAACAAAGGGAAATTGCTAAAAGAAGAAACCTCCGACATTGACTCTTCAGAAAGAATTCTGTGCGATTAA
- a CDS encoding Imm42 family immunity protein — translation MVIGNPNSFAIKSEVTKNTNFTFGKVELILDNFKIGYYDEEVIIGSFIHQLNKLKFLPVLQLKFENDLEGLINKVYQNEDGEYDYTMLSLTESFDDFLIRAFRVEDEICIIWQLYEDPFHNYPNQGEMSKLHLKKVKLDEFLNFIDEFSDWYESHN, via the coding sequence ATGGTAATTGGTAACCCAAATTCTTTCGCAATAAAAAGTGAGGTAACAAAAAACACTAACTTTACCTTTGGTAAGGTAGAATTAATATTAGATAATTTTAAAATAGGATATTATGATGAAGAAGTGATTATTGGTTCATTTATTCATCAATTAAACAAATTAAAATTTTTACCTGTTTTACAGCTTAAGTTTGAAAATGATCTCGAGGGTCTAATAAATAAAGTATATCAAAATGAAGATGGTGAATACGATTACACAATGTTAAGCTTAACAGAATCTTTTGATGATTTTCTAATTAGAGCATTTAGAGTTGAAGATGAAATTTGCATTATTTGGCAATTATATGAAGATCCTTTTCATAACTATCCTAATCAGGGTGAAATGTCAAAATTACATCTGAAAAAAGTTAAATTAGATGAGTTTTTAAATTTTATTGATGAATTCAGTGATTGGTATGAATCACATAATTGA
- a CDS encoding SDR family oxidoreductase, which translates to MSSKKILITGSNGLLGQKLVALLAENPDIELIATSRGENRIKHIDSSSYQYESLDITNESEVEQVIGKYKPDVVIHGAAMTNVDQCEQNPEDCHKLNVDAVKYLTSASSEINAFFLFLSTDFIFDGSHGPLLETDIPNPISVYGQSKLDAEEIVMSYPHKWAIARTVLVYGLTPSMSRSNIILWVKKSLENGEKINVVTDQWRTPTLAEDLAKGCTLIALNEAEGVFNISGEEMLTPYDMAMKTAEYFALDKTLINKADASTFSQPAKRPPKTGFIINKAKDILGYAPHSFEEGISILDKQLNELNSQDG; encoded by the coding sequence ATGTCATCAAAAAAAATATTGATAACCGGATCAAATGGCCTTTTGGGTCAAAAGCTTGTTGCTCTTCTGGCTGAGAATCCCGATATAGAGCTTATAGCTACCTCCCGTGGAGAAAACAGGATTAAACATATCGATTCAAGCAGTTATCAATATGAAAGCCTTGATATCACAAATGAGAGTGAGGTCGAACAGGTTATTGGTAAGTACAAACCTGATGTGGTAATCCATGGCGCAGCGATGACAAATGTAGATCAATGCGAACAAAATCCGGAAGATTGTCATAAACTGAATGTTGATGCAGTTAAATATCTCACCAGTGCCAGCTCTGAAATAAATGCATTTTTTCTATTTCTTAGTACTGACTTCATATTCGATGGATCGCATGGTCCATTACTGGAAACTGATATTCCAAATCCGATTTCTGTATATGGCCAATCAAAGCTTGATGCTGAAGAAATTGTGATGTCTTATCCCCACAAATGGGCAATAGCCAGAACTGTTCTTGTCTATGGATTAACTCCATCGATGAGCAGGTCGAATATAATATTGTGGGTTAAAAAAAGCCTTGAGAATGGTGAGAAGATTAACGTTGTTACTGACCAGTGGCGAACACCAACATTGGCAGAAGACCTGGCTAAAGGCTGTACATTGATCGCATTAAATGAAGCTGAGGGAGTGTTTAATATTAGTGGTGAAGAGATGCTTACTCCATATGATATGGCGATGAAAACAGCTGAATATTTTGCTCTTGATAAAACCCTGATTAACAAAGCAGATGCTTCAACATTTTCCCAGCCGGCTAAAAGGCCTCCAAAAACCGGTTTCATAATAAATAAAGCAAAAGATATACTAGGATATGCCCCGCATTCCTTCGAAGAAGGGATTTCTATTTTGGATAAACAATTGAATGAACTAAATTCACAGGATGGTTGA
- a CDS encoding peptidylprolyl isomerase, with amino-acid sequence MRINLFSLLILFTFLLSNSEITAQKKKKKDELVRMHTPYGEMLILLYDDTPLHKENFLKLVKEGFYDSTTFHRVINDFMIQGGDPNSKDSIKGNDGSGGPRYTIESEFEAGHKHFKGALAAARKGDRANPERASSGSQFYIVEGQKVDSLQLIKLETDKNMKNLFRIMSEVAKEPGADTLAIKYQEYRDAGDYAAFEEWLLSIKPALLEYSDKYYEVDYSELDIKRYQEFGGAPHLDGEYTVFGRVIDGLEVIDKISEVKTNYSDRPETDIKIAVEVEEWKRKKLIKEYGDIYN; translated from the coding sequence ATGAGAATTAATTTATTTAGTCTTTTAATCTTATTTACTTTTCTTTTATCTAATTCAGAAATCACAGCTCAAAAAAAGAAAAAGAAAGATGAGCTGGTAAGAATGCATACTCCTTACGGGGAAATGCTTATTCTTTTATATGATGATACTCCACTTCATAAAGAAAATTTTTTAAAGCTGGTAAAAGAAGGTTTTTATGATAGTACTACCTTTCACAGGGTTATTAATGACTTTATGATTCAGGGTGGGGATCCTAATTCTAAAGATTCAATTAAGGGAAATGATGGTTCCGGAGGGCCTAGATATACCATCGAATCAGAATTTGAAGCAGGACATAAACATTTTAAAGGTGCACTTGCAGCAGCGCGAAAAGGAGATAGGGCAAACCCGGAAAGAGCAAGCAGCGGTAGTCAGTTTTACATAGTTGAAGGACAAAAGGTAGATTCTCTACAGTTAATAAAGCTGGAAACAGATAAGAACATGAAAAATTTGTTCCGTATCATGTCTGAAGTGGCTAAGGAGCCGGGAGCTGACACCTTAGCTATTAAATATCAGGAATATAGAGACGCGGGGGATTATGCCGCATTTGAGGAATGGTTGCTAAGTATAAAACCGGCGCTTTTAGAATATTCTGATAAGTATTACGAGGTTGATTATTCAGAATTAGATATAAAGCGATATCAGGAGTTTGGAGGAGCACCCCATTTAGATGGTGAATACACAGTTTTTGGTCGGGTAATCGATGGATTGGAGGTAATTGATAAAATCAGTGAGGTAAAGACTAATTATAGTGACCGCCCTGAAACAGATATAAAAATAGCAGTTGAAGTAGAGGAGTGGAAAAGAAAAAAACTGATAAAAGAATACGGAGATATTTATAATTAA
- the hemC gene encoding hydroxymethylbilane synthase, translating into MKEVVKIVTRKSQLAMWQTNYIEDLLNEAGFETEIIKLDTIGDKILDVAINKIGSKGVFTEELEAALYAGEAHIAVHSAKDMPSSLPDGLELIAFTKREKMHDVLVSDKDIDLTGKLTIGTSSTRRVAMHKRFNPHFNIVDMRGNLQTRIGKMRDGHCDALHLAFAGVHRMGYEDLIKHHFDLSVFTPAVGQGSIAIEASTSLNPELKQKIIEAVNDTDTHACLAAERAFLKKLEGGCSVPVFGLASQNGDQISLRGGIVSLDGQTMIDDEVTGSMSESRELGEKLGDMLISRGGKELLNEIKRGL; encoded by the coding sequence GTGAAAGAGGTAGTAAAGATAGTAACGAGAAAGAGTCAGCTGGCAATGTGGCAGACTAATTATATAGAAGACTTGCTAAATGAAGCCGGTTTTGAGACTGAGATTATTAAACTTGACACAATAGGGGATAAGATTCTCGATGTCGCAATAAATAAAATAGGGAGTAAGGGAGTTTTTACAGAAGAGTTAGAGGCAGCACTATATGCTGGAGAGGCACATATCGCAGTTCATTCAGCAAAAGATATGCCCAGCTCGCTACCTGATGGACTTGAGCTTATAGCTTTTACTAAGAGAGAAAAGATGCATGATGTTCTGGTTTCAGATAAGGATATTGATCTGACAGGCAAGCTGACTATTGGCACATCATCTACCAGGCGGGTTGCTATGCACAAGCGTTTCAATCCTCATTTTAACATTGTTGATATGCGAGGCAATTTGCAAACGAGAATTGGCAAGATGCGCGATGGTCATTGTGATGCCCTGCACTTAGCTTTTGCAGGGGTTCATCGAATGGGATACGAGGATTTGATCAAACATCATTTTGATCTTTCAGTTTTTACTCCAGCTGTAGGACAAGGGAGTATTGCCATTGAAGCAAGCACTTCCCTTAATCCTGAACTTAAACAAAAGATCATTGAGGCAGTAAATGATACAGATACCCATGCTTGTTTAGCTGCTGAGAGAGCTTTTCTGAAAAAATTAGAAGGGGGATGTAGTGTTCCGGTTTTTGGTTTGGCATCTCAAAATGGAGATCAGATATCTTTACGAGGAGGTATTGTCAGTCTGGATGGGCAGACCATGATAGATGATGAAGTCACCGGTAGTATGTCTGAGAGCAGGGAATTAGGTGAAAAATTGGGCGATATGCTGATAAGCAGAGGTGGTAAAGAATTATTAAACGAAATTAAAAGAGGACTCTAA
- a CDS encoding peptidylprolyl isomerase, with protein MRISNLSLIILFLFSLFSACDGLYEQENPVVVMHTELGDMKFILFDETEKHKENFVELAKEGFYDKTSFHRIISEQMAQGGDPNTKDEDRFNDGMGGPGYKLPAEIFPEIIHRKGALVSARIIGKDREERSAHGSQFFIVYGKKWNNSMLDSLATARTREQQDYYIAKFLGDSVNTEIRDRLIELSNKRDSSRFKSVTDSIREEVIARYDLVPIEYSTEARTVYETHGGMPEWDGEFTVFGQLIDGFDTFEKLMNAKTGPNGKPEEDLVISVEIFNENEIALPENYKKYLPDEN; from the coding sequence ATGAGGATAAGCAATCTATCTCTTATCATATTGTTTTTATTTAGCCTGTTTAGTGCTTGTGACGGACTTTATGAGCAGGAAAACCCGGTCGTTGTAATGCATACAGAGTTAGGAGATATGAAGTTTATCCTGTTTGACGAAACAGAAAAACATAAAGAGAATTTTGTCGAGCTGGCAAAGGAAGGGTTTTATGATAAAACCAGCTTTCATAGAATTATCAGTGAGCAAATGGCTCAGGGTGGTGATCCAAATACTAAAGATGAAGATCGGTTTAACGATGGTATGGGTGGGCCTGGCTATAAGTTACCTGCCGAAATATTTCCTGAGATAATTCATAGAAAAGGAGCTTTGGTTTCAGCCAGGATAATTGGTAAGGACCGCGAAGAAAGGTCAGCTCACGGATCGCAGTTTTTTATTGTATACGGGAAAAAATGGAATAATTCCATGCTGGATAGCCTTGCTACAGCGAGAACTCGTGAACAGCAAGATTACTACATAGCCAAATTTTTGGGAGATTCTGTAAACACTGAGATTCGGGACAGGTTAATAGAACTTTCAAACAAGAGAGATTCTTCCAGGTTTAAATCAGTTACAGATTCTATCAGGGAGGAAGTTATCGCTCGATATGATCTCGTACCGATAGAATATTCTACTGAAGCCAGGACAGTCTATGAAACTCATGGTGGGATGCCGGAATGGGACGGAGAATTCACTGTATTTGGACAACTGATTGATGGGTTTGATACTTTTGAAAAATTAATGAATGCCAAAACCGGACCCAATGGTAAGCCAGAAGAAGACCTGGTAATCAGTGTGGAGATTTTTAATGAAAATGAAATTGCATTACCGGAAAATTATAAGAAGTATTTACCTGATGAGAATTAA
- a CDS encoding DNA polymerase III subunit: MQFKDIPGFNDEKAALIQAVKNNHLAHAHMFAGKQGGANLALAVAFGQFINCENRLEDDSCGECGSCRQFSQYTHPDLHFIFPTGGTAKLASKDAVSSALMTEWRSFLKDNPFPALNDWAAFYGGQDKQLSISKEEARNIVKSLSLSTFGAGYKVMIIWLPEFLHPSAANAILKILEEPPGKTIFILVSCDLEAILPTILSRTQILTVGNFKEEELKELLVAKGVGEDQAHQLARISEGNVSKAISYIGQEDQDTHKLFQEWMRTCYKRDYSELVSWADRYQKLGKMNQKSLLEYGLHMMRESLIGISGAEELYRMSGSETDFIKNFQKILSAKKVERVYELLSESLYHIERNVNARLMFLNLSLNLVKALR, from the coding sequence ATGCAGTTTAAAGATATACCTGGTTTTAACGACGAAAAAGCGGCCTTAATTCAGGCGGTAAAGAATAACCATCTTGCCCACGCACATATGTTTGCAGGTAAACAGGGAGGTGCAAACCTGGCTTTAGCAGTAGCTTTTGGTCAGTTTATCAATTGCGAAAATCGATTAGAAGATGATAGTTGTGGAGAATGTGGCAGTTGCAGGCAATTCAGTCAGTATACACATCCTGACTTGCATTTCATTTTCCCAACAGGAGGAACAGCAAAACTGGCATCAAAAGATGCCGTAAGTAGTGCATTGATGACCGAATGGAGGTCGTTTTTGAAGGATAATCCCTTTCCGGCTCTGAATGACTGGGCCGCATTTTACGGAGGTCAGGATAAACAACTAAGTATTTCAAAAGAAGAAGCCAGAAATATTGTTAAAAGCCTTTCACTTTCTACTTTCGGCGCTGGTTATAAAGTGATGATCATATGGTTGCCCGAATTTCTGCACCCATCGGCAGCTAATGCCATATTAAAAATATTAGAAGAGCCACCGGGTAAAACAATATTTATCCTGGTATCATGTGATCTCGAGGCAATTCTACCAACTATTCTTTCAAGGACCCAGATATTAACTGTGGGTAATTTTAAAGAGGAAGAACTTAAGGAGCTTCTCGTAGCAAAAGGAGTAGGTGAGGATCAGGCACATCAGCTTGCCAGAATCTCAGAAGGAAATGTCAGTAAGGCCATATCCTATATTGGACAGGAGGATCAGGATACCCATAAACTTTTTCAGGAGTGGATGCGAACTTGTTATAAGCGAGATTACTCCGAATTGGTTTCCTGGGCTGACCGGTACCAGAAACTTGGTAAAATGAATCAGAAAAGCTTGCTGGAATATGGTTTGCACATGATGAGGGAAAGCCTTATAGGAATCAGTGGTGCAGAAGAATTATACAGGATGTCCGGTAGTGAAACTGATTTCATAAAGAACTTTCAGAAAATATTAAGTGCTAAAAAGGTAGAGCGGGTATATGAATTGCTTAGTGAATCTCTATATCATATAGAAAGAAATGTAAATGCCCGACTGATGTTTTTAAATTTATCATTAAATCTGGTTAAAGCATTAAGGTGA